Genomic window (Hirundo rustica isolate bHirRus1 chromosome 39 unlocalized genomic scaffold, bHirRus1.pri.v3 SUPER_39_unloc_1, whole genome shotgun sequence):
TGTGCGCCCCGCGGATGGCGGTGATGCAGGCGGGGTCCACCAGGGGTTTGGGGCGCCGGGCGGACTCCTCGAGCAGCCCCTGCCACTGGCGGGGCAGCCCCGTGAAGCGCTGCTCCGAGGGGTCGTACCCCGTGTGCACCCGGTGCTCAAAGTTGGACGGCGCCGAGATCTCCACCCGCTTCTTCTTCTTGGAGAACATGGCCCGGGACGTGCTCCTGGCAACGGGACCGGGACACAAAACCCCCGAGTTAGGGTGAGGGAGATGGGAACTCCCTGAAATCCAGCGTTACAATGGGGAATGTCCCTGGGAATGGGACCAGTGCCCAAATCCTTTCATTAGAATGAAATAAATTGGAAATGTTGTTGGGATGGACGGGATCAGCCCCGAAAATCCACTGTTGGAATGATTTTTAACCATCCGTTGACCACTTTCGTCCAACATCCCCCACTTTCATGTAATTACTTCCCAGTTTTCCCCAAGTTCAAGCTTGGAAACACCAGGAGCACCAGAAATTCTCTCTTGGCAGTGGGATTGATTAATTGGCTACCTCACCTGGACCAACAAACAGGTTTAAAACACCTCAAAAAGCCACAGAGATCCGCTTTTCCTGGGATCGCAGCGCCAGGATCAGCGCTCTGGGGCACAATCCGAGGGTTTGGCTGATttcattccctgttttcctggcAGTTTCCAGGCCCGGAATGAGCTGAGCTGCAAGGGTTTTGGGAATGTGATCCCAGTGGGGCAGTGAATCCTACTGGGAATGGCCCCAAAATCCTGTGGATCCTGGGCGGGCCCATTTTTCCCACCTGCACTGCTTTTCCTGGACCcaattttctgctgtttcctcccttttttttctagCTCCTTGGCTCAATCCCATTTTCCAGGCTCCAGAATCCCACCGCTTCCAAGGTTTTCTCGCTGTTTTTCCCCATCTTGAAGGTTTTCTTCTTAAATCAACGATCCATTACGAagattttctcctcttccactTTGACCTTAGCCAAAAACTGTCACAATTCTGTTTattccccattttccctgctcatcccaggctGATCCCTCCTTCCACCTTCCCAGGACGCTGCTGGGATCCTCCCTGGATTGCCTAAATCCCATTCTCAGAGATGGAAAATTCTCCAGGTGTGGGGAAATTGCAGCTGAATTTGGAGTGGGAAGATTAAAATCGGCTGCATTTgggcttttcctgctgggaattcAATGGGAAATATCTGAGGAACCCCCAGGTCAGCCAGAACGTCAGGGAGGTGCAGTATCCTGGGGCTCTGAACACCAAATTCACAGGATTTCACCccaaaaaacctttttttttttttttttttttttttttttttttttgagaaggaTGGGGAAAAACTGGCAGCACTTGGCAGGGGCAGAAGGGTCCTGAAGAATTCCAGAGGGTGGGATGGGGGCCCGGAGGGGGTGAATGTATtcctcagcccttcccaggTTGCATTCCTGGGATCCCAGCGGGGTTTAATTAGTTACCAATTAACAAGGAACCGAGTCGACACAGCGGCACTTAGGCCGTGTCCTGGTGGTAACCGTGCTGGCAGCTTTgggatgaaaaagaaagggaaaattaaagggaaaaaaaaggctgcacGGAGGCGCTTCATGCCTTCCTGTAAAgcccaaatccaggaaaatcAGAAGCTACTCGCAGGACAGTGTCCAGGAAGACActgaaatgggatttttcagcAAATTCCAGGATTTTCAGACCAGAGCCAGGCGAatctcaggaaaataaatgccCAGGGTGGCATCACGGCGTTCCAGATGCGGTGTTTGGCTTTGTCCCGCTTCCCAAATTCCAACATTCCCATTATTTTCCCTCATGTGGAGCTGGTCCATCTATCCCATCTCTCCTCTTCACCCCAATTTGCTCCACTTTCCCTTAAATTGCAAGTGAGCCCCCATGGAACCGGAGAGTCCTGGGAAGATGGGGAGAGCTCAGAGGGAGAGCCGGAGTGGATCCCAAGGGATCTCAGAGGGATTCTCAAGGAATCCCTGCTTTTGAGCCTTCCTGGGATCCCTGTGGGGACACGGTGAGAAAAATCTGTCCAGAAGAAAAACTCACCTCATATTCCCACTGCtaattcctgtttttctttccccctaaAGTTCCCTGAATCCTGAACTCATGCTGGGTTTGAGCCTTttgggaggaagagggaagatgCAAAGTCTCCACTGGAAAATCCCTGAGCTGGTTTACTCCTTTGAGGGAATTATTTTCCTGGTGTCATCTGGAACAGGAACACTCCAAAACCTCCAAATCCACATCTTCCATGAGAAACTTCCACCTCCAGGGCCCCCGGCGGGAGTTCGGGatccttgggaagcagctcctTGAGGGGACAGATCAAAGCGTCCCGAAAACTCCTGGAATCGTGGCAGAATCGGCGAGAGTGCGTTCTCCTGCCCCGCACGGGCGATCCTGACAAATCCCGGAGCTCCCCGTGTGCCggatcctgctgggagcacCTGGGGGCTGCTCCGGTGGGTCACACCCCCGGGCTGGAATCCCGGGATTCCCGCTCACATTCCCGGGAAAGGGAGGCCAGGAGGGCCGGAGTGCTCCGGCCGGGAAAGGCGGGTTGGACTGGCCCAGCTGGATctgccagaggaggaggaggaagaggaagaggaggaggaggaagaggaggagaagtgGCGGCCTTTGCCCGGAGGAATCCCGGAATCCCAGGAATCCGGCGACCCACGAGGAGCCTCCAAAGCTCACCCAGACAAGAAAAATCCAAGAAGGGAACCAGGAGATCTGAGTTCCTGGGAGAAGGGGACTGACCGCTCAAAGCTTCCATGATCATCGGGAAAACCAGGACGGGAGAGAAGGcggagagcagggaaaggaggaaggagtgggagaaggagaaccagggaaggggagaagaaggaaaaaagtgtaaaacaaagagggaaaagaggaattCTGGTGGAAACCAGCTCTTTTCTTGCAGCAGGAAGTTTCCCTGGGGCTGGaagtgcagggagagggagggagaaaagtcAGGAATCTCTGGCTCGGGGCAAAGGAAGCGGTAATAAATGACGATCCAATTAATCAGTAAGGATCCCATCCATCCATAACGATCCATTTCATCAAAatccaggaaaacagaaaatcccTCCTGGGCCTGGTTTGGGAACACCTCCAGAAAATCCAGATATTCCTCCCAGGGCTCCAGGGAACCCAGCTTTTATCCCATGGGAATGAACAAATTAAAAGATTCATGAAAGCCACAGGCCGGAATATCCTttgaatttcttcctggaaaatCCGGAGAAATTCCTGCTCGTACTGCAGCCGTTACTGAGACGTTGGTGACCAAACTCTCACCTTCtacccccaaaccccaacagGGAATGGCGGGAGAGGGAAGTTTTTGGCTATTTCCAGACGATTGCTGGATCTTTGCCACATCTGGATAAACCAAATTTCCACTTGCTTCCAAGCCGACCGCAGATCAGTCCCTCTACCCCACCATTACTTATTTGAAAATTCACTAAATTACAGGGAAAACACAACTATAAGCCCAAATACAGACTGGCTGgattttctgacttttttctccttttccgTTGAGGAATAGCGacaggaacaaaaaaacaatGGGGATGGCGATCTCCCCTTCCCAATGTGCCAAAACTAGGGAGAAACGCTGTTTTTGAGGAGTTAGGACAATTCCTGAGGAATCCCAGTGCCTCTCTGGCTAGGAGTTCCTAACCCAAACCCACAGGAAACCCTGGAAAAATCCatcccagggctctggggctgcatGGGAGCATGGGGAGGAGACCCCCATATCCCCGTGGGTTAAGAAATTCTGGGTATTAATTGCGGATCTGTTTCCTACCTTCCACGAAGGGAAAAccttccttcctcagctccGCACTCCGGGTCCTCCGGGAAAGGTGCTGCACGGGAGAACGGCATTCCCTCAGGAGCACCCCAGACCTCctcttttggggtgtttttaggCCGGGGGGCGGTTAGATCCATATCCCGATTCTCTCCGAGAATTCCAGGGTTTCCCAAGGCTGTTGCTgccgcccccccccgccccgtgaTTTGGGGACCCACATATTGCCCCCAAGCCGAACCCCTAGCTCCCCGCCGCCATCACCACAGAATTCCTTGGCTCTGGGAGCGGGGGGGGGTCTCCAAACCCCAGGAACCCCCGAAATCCCCAAATTCCTCCCGAGCGCCCTCAGCCCCACCCCCGAGCCCCCTCAGGCCTCActcggccgccgccgcctccgccgccaTGTTGGGATCAAGACACATCCGGGTCCTCCCACGCCCGCGTCGCCGCGGCGACAGGCCACGCCCCCGAGGCGAGCCAAATCTGGGCAAGGAGCGGAGCGCGGGGAGCCAAACACGGACGACAGGCGCGGCCTGGGGCGCGGCGGAGCAGAATATGGGAGGAGAACGCGCTTTAAGGCGGGGTTTGGGGCGGGGGTCTAAGACGGAAGTGGTTGCTGAAGGGGCGGGTCTCCAGCTTCTCCAGCGATCAGGGCGGGATTAAGCGGATTCTGACCAATCTCCGCACGAAGCACGGAGATCGCCATCTGCACTATCCAATCGCAGCGCGGCGCGCTCGGATCCGGTAAGATGGCAGCGCACTGAGGGGAACGTGGGGGATCCCGTCCCGCCGCTGCCCCCTGGTCCCCGGTGCCCTTCCCCAGGAAGTTCTCACCGTGCGTTCTCCCCTCAGAGACTCGGAAATGTCGCTCCGCGCCGTGCTCAGGGCTGCCGCCTCGCTGCCCCGCTGCAGTGCGTAACTGACCCCTCCCCGCCAAAACTCGCCGCCCCCCAAACACCCTGACCCCTCTTCGTGTCCCCTCCGCAGGTCCGGGGCTGCTCCTCCCGTCGCCGCCGCCCCCTCCTCCAACCGCCGCCATGGCTACGCTGAACCAGATGCACCGTCAGGGCCGGCCTGCGCCCCCTCCCCGCAAACCGGGGCCCACGCTGGGCCGTCCCCAGATCAAGGGGGTGGTGCTGAAGAACCTGATCCGAAAGCCCAAGAAGCCGAACTCGGCGAACCGCCGGTGCGTGCGCGTGCGGCTCAGCACCGGCCGCGAGGTCATCGCCTTCGTGCCCGGCGAGGGCCACAACCTGCAGGAGCATCACATCGTGCTGGTGCAGGGTGGGCGCACCCAGGACCTTCCCGGCATCAAACTCACCGTGGTGCGCGGAAAGTACGACTGCGCCCACGTGCAGGCGAAGAAATGAGGGGGGATCTTGGGATGGGGGTCCTGGGAACGTGCCCAGCCTAGGATGAGGGTCCCTAGGCGGGGACGCGCTGGGCCTGGGTGTTGTTTGGATTAAAAGCTGGCGGTGATGTGGGTTGTGCTGTGGAGTGATGCTGGACGGGGTACTGGGAAGGGTCGTGGGGAGACTGGAGGCACTGGGAAGAAGCTTTTGGGGGCAGTGGATGGGGTGCTGAGCGCACTGGGAAGCGGCTCTGAGGGCACGAGGGAGGGCGGGGAAGCCCTGGGAAGAGTCCGGAGACGGATCTGGCCACTCGAAGCTCAGGGTACTGGGCGGGGGAGGCACACTGTGGAGGTCACTGGGGGGGGGGTCACTGGGGAGCTCATAGGGGTCACTGTGGGGGGGTCACGGAGGTCACCAAACCGGGAGCGCTGCGGGTCTGAGGCGGTGGGCGTGGTCGGGCCGCGAGAGGGCGTGGCAAAGCTCCCCGGGGGAGGTGCGGTCCGCGCGCGTGCCGGGCTCCGCCCCCGGCTCCTCCTCCGGCGGCGGTGCCCAAGatggcggcgcggcgggcgctgcTGGCGGCGGGgcgcgcggcgggcgggcggcgcggggccgcggggacCGCTCCCGGCCCGGGTCCCGCTtccgctcccggggccggggccggggcggggcggagcCGCCTGTACGAGCACGTGCGGGAGGGGCTGAGCGCGCGGCCCCAGCTCGACGTGACCGCGCTCAGCGAGCGCGAGGTGGAGCAGCGGCGCGGGCCCCTGGGAGGCGCCGCGCTCCGGGAGATCGTGAGTGGCGGGAACCGGGTGGGCGGTGCCTGCGGGGGCGCGGTTATACGGGAGAGCGGGGGCATTGACCCTTCCCGCTTGGGCGTGGCCGGGCGCCCACCTGAGCCACGCCCCGGGCACGCCGTCAGGTGCGGACGTGGTGGCGGCTGGGGAAGGTTCGGGATGGCATCGCCCGGCTGGAGGCCGAGAAGGGGCGTGTGGCCCAGGGGGTCCGCGAGATCATGGTGAGACTCCCCCCGGGCACCCTCAGTTCCTCCTTGTACCCCCGAAGTCTCCACTCGGctccccctgggaccccccagGACCTACTgactccttttcctccccaggcCTCCCACGACAAGGCGTCGGCCAAGACGGTAGGAATGGAACttggggggctcgggggggaaTCCTggcccccccccgccccctcacGGCCGCCCTCCGTCAGCTCCCGGAATTGGCAGCATTGCGGGAGAGGGGCCGGAGCCTCCGGGGGCAGCTGCGGCTGCTCGAGGCCGAGGAGTCTGACCTGGAGCAGAGATATTACTTGGGGGCCTTGCAGCTGCCCAACAGAACCCACCCTGCTGTGGTGAGGCCCCAAAAATGCCCCCGAAATCCCCCCGACACACCCTCTGGCCTGTGGGGATTTGGGACTTCCTTGGCTCCCCTAAACTCTCCCTTGTGCCCCCCCAGCCTGTTGGGGACCAGAGTCAGGCTCGGCTGCTCGAGGTGGTTGGTGAGAAGCcaggtgaggggtggggggtgttttggggaggttttttgttggtggggGGAGGAGTAGAAGGGTCCTTGGGGGAAAAATGAAGGGTCTGGGAGTGATGGGGAATCTGTGGCTGAGTGAGGAACGAtttggggggggaaaggagggtCTGGGGTGGTTTGGATGGCCTCAGGGTTATGGAGAGTTTGAGGGAAGGTTTGGGGTGACAAATGTGACAAAAGTGACAAAGGgtccccatcccttccccagTGTTTGATTTCAAGCCAAAGGGACacctggagctgggggaggagCTGGGCATCATCCGGCAAAGGTGAGCAACAGCTGGATGGGGGACACACCTGTCTCACACCTGTCCATGCAGGGTGGTGGGTGACCCCAGATCCCACACCTGTTCACACCTGTCCATGCAGGGTGGGGGGTGTCCCCAGATCCCACACCTGTCCCACACCTGTTCACACCTGTCCATGCAAGGTGGGGGGTGTCCCCAGATCCCACACCTGTCCCACCCGTGCAGGCGCCTGTCCCACGTGTCGGGCCATCGCTCCTATTacctgtgtggggctggggccctgctccagcacgcCCTTGTCACCTTCAC
Coding sequences:
- the MRPS12 gene encoding small ribosomal subunit protein uS12m, producing the protein MSLRAVLRAAASLPRCSPGLLLPSPPPPPPTAAMATLNQMHRQGRPAPPPRKPGPTLGRPQIKGVVLKNLIRKPKKPNSANRRCVRVRLSTGREVIAFVPGEGHNLQEHHIVLVQGGRTQDLPGIKLTVVRGKYDCAHVQAKK